The segment CCTTCAGCAGCTCATCCAGCGACTGCATCACGTCGGCGTCGCCATCGATGTCGAACGGGCCGTACTTCTCGATGGCGCGCATGCCCTCTTCCTTCACGTTGCCCGCCACGATGCCCGAGAACGCGCGACGAAGATCGGCCGCCAGTTCGTGCCGCGGTCGATCGCGATGGATGGCGAGGCTGCGCATCGCCTCGTGCGTCGGACGGAACGGCAGCTGGAACGCGTACGGGATGCTGAGCGCCCAGTTGAAGAAGAACGCGTCCTTGTTGTCCAGGCGGTAGTTGCGCACCTTGTCGATGCCACGCACCATCGCGCGCGCCACGGCCGCCGGATCGTCGACGATGATCTGATAGTGCTCCGCCACGCTGTCGCCGAGAGTGAGGCGCAGGAAGCGATCGATCTGCTCGAAGTACGCCGCCGACTGGCGCGGGCCCGTGAGGATCAGCGGGAACGGCACGCCGGCGTTGTCCGGATGCAGCAGGATGCCGAGCAGGTAGAGGATCTCTTCCGCCGTGCCAACGCCGCCCGGGAACACAATGATGCCGTGACCCATGCGCACGAAGGCTTCGAGACGCTTCTCGATGTCCGGCATGATCACTAGGTGGTTCACGATCGGGTTCGGCGATTCGGCGGCGATGATGCCCGGCTCGGTGATGCCGATGTAGCGGTTGTTGCGGCGACGCTGCTTGGCATGCGCGATGGTGGCGCCCTTCATCGGGCCCTTCATGGCGCCCGGGCCGCAGCCCGTGCAGATGTCCATGCTGCGCAAGCCGAGCTGGTAACCCACTTGCTTGGTGTATTCGTATTCGTCGCGCGAAATCGAATGGCCGCCCCAGCACACCACCAGGTTGGGATCGATCTGCGCCTTGAGGATGCGTGCATTGCGCAGGATCTCGAACACCGCATGGGTCAGGCCCACGCTGTCGTCGAGGTCGAAGTTGCCCTGCTCCATCTGCGTCGACACGTAGACGATGTCGCGCACTACGGCGACCAGCAGCTCGTTGATGCCGCGGATGATCTGGCCGTCCACGAAGGCCTGCGCCGGCGCATGGGTCAGTTCGATCTTGATGCCGCGGTCCTGCTGCAGGACCTGGATGTCGAAGTCGGGGAATTGCTCGAGGATGGAGCGCGGATCGTCGCTCATGTTGCCCGAGGTCAGCACCGCCAGCGCGCAGCGGCGCAGCAGGGCGTGCAGCCCCGAACCACTGGCATCGCGCAGGCGCGCCACTTCGTTGCGGGAAAGGATATCCAGGCCACCGGCGGGCGAAATGCGCGCGCTGACCGTGGCGGCTCGGCCGGTCTTGCCGGCGTGGGTGTCATTCATTGAAGCATTCTCCAGGCCGCGCCTTCGCGGCTCATACGTCCGCGGGGAACGAAACGGACCCTCTAGCTTCCCGCGCAAGGCATGGCAGGGTCAAGCTTCGGCCGGCTTTTATCCGCCCCACAAAAAAGCCGGCACCCTTGCGGGTGCCGGCTCTTGGTACTGCTACAGCAAGGACTTGCGTCAGAACGTGTAACGCAGGGTCAGCATCGCCGACCAGCGCGAAACCACGTTGGTCTTGATGTCGCGACCGGCGTCGTACACCACCTTGGTGCCCGGCTGGTAGTTGCCATTGGCATCCGTCGGCAGGGTGTAGATGTACTTGCCCGTCGCCTGGTCCACGCCCGCAAAGCCGGCAAGGTTGCGGGTGTACGGGAACGGCACGTACGACTGCTGGCCCCAATCGTTGTTGAGCAGGTTCAGGAAGTTGTACACGTCGAGACGGATCTCGCCCTTGTTGCCCTTGAACAGGCCGGGCACTTCCTGGCTGAAGCTCATGTCGAGCTGGTTCGTCCAGGCTGCGCGAGTACCGTTGCGACCGGCGATCTGGCCCTGGTGATCCTTCAGGTAGCTGTCCTGCTTGATGAAGGCGTAGAACTGGTCGATCGCCGCCTGCGACGTACCCTTCTGGAACAGCACATCACCCTGCTTCGGGATAAACGCCAGGTCGCGGCTGTAGCTGTCGCCATTGGCGTCGTTGGAGAACACCCAGCTGTACGGCTGGCCGGTCTGGCCGTTGTAGAACGCGCTGATGGTCGTGGCGTAGTTGCCGAAGAAGGCATGCGACCAGGCCACCGATGCCGTCACGCGCTGCTTCACTGCGTAGTTGGCGGTGCTGGCCACGTCTTCGTTCGGGTTCACCCAGACGTTGTTGCTGTAGTTGGACGTCGCCTGGCTGGAGGTACCCGGGTTCACTTCCTTCGCGTTGGCGAAGGTCACGCCCAGGCTCGCCGACCACTCATCGGCGAACGGCTTCTTCAGCGACAGGGTCAGCGCGTCGGAGTAGCCCTTGCCGGTGTTGTCCAGCTCGGTGGTGTTCACCGAGAACTTGCTGTTGGCGTTGGCGCGGTTGGTATTACCCGTCGGGCCGCCGTAGATGTTCTTGTAGTACGTGAAGCGACCATCCGGCAGCACGCCGGTCGGCGCACCGATGTTGAGGTTCTTGTACCAAATGGCATCGCGAACCTTGATGTGCTCGTACTCGGCGCTGGCGATCAGGCCCATCCACGGCAGTTCGCGGTCGAGGGCCAGGCTGGCCTTCCACACGGACGGCAGCTTGAAGTTCGGCGCGACCGTATCCACGGCCATCTGGGTGTTCGACGGCGGCGGCACGTTCTGGTTGAACGGATCCGGGCTGAATCCCGGATAGATCGTGCCCGGGCCCACCGGCAGGTTGCCGCTGTTGCGGATCGAATAGGTGGCCACCGTCATACCGTTGTTCTGGTACGGGTTGGTCATCCACACGGTCGGCGGGCTCGACTGGAACAGGCCCACGCCACCACGCAGCTGCGTCTGCAGCTCGGTGTTGAAGGCGTAGTTGAACGACACGCGCGGCTCGACCATGGTGGAACCGTTGATGGTCTGGTCGTTGCGGAAGCCGAAGGTCTTCTCGAAGGTCGGATTGTAGACCGGCTTGTCGTCCGTCGAGTAACGGTTCACGCGGAAGCCGTACAGCAGCGACAGGCGATCGGTGACCTGCCAGTTGTCCTGCAGGAAGAAGCTGTGGCGGCGCAGGGTCCACTTGCCCGCCACGTCATCCAGCGAATAGCCCTTGGCCGGCTGGTACAGGTCGAACTGGTTGTAGATGCCCTTCTCGAAGTTGTCGATGCCCCAGAACGTGTAGGCACCAAACTGCGTGCGACCGAACAGGTTGTAGATCTTGTCCTGCTGGAAGTCGATACCGCCCTTCACCGTGTGGTCGCCCAGGTACAGGGTGGCCGCGCTGAACAGGCTCCAGGTCTTGGTGGCGATCTGGTTGTAGTCGCTGTACTGGTCTTCGCCCAGGTCGACATACGGCGACGCGCCATTGAGCTTGCCGTTGTTGTCCTTGCCGAGGTTGATGAAGACCTGCGGCTGCTGCCACGGCACGGTACGGACCTGGCTGAAGT is part of the Dyella jiangningensis genome and harbors:
- the ppnN gene encoding nucleotide 5'-monophosphate nucleosidase PpnN, whose product is MNDTHAGKTGRAATVSARISPAGGLDILSRNEVARLRDASGSGLHALLRRCALAVLTSGNMSDDPRSILEQFPDFDIQVLQQDRGIKIELTHAPAQAFVDGQIIRGINELLVAVVRDIVYVSTQMEQGNFDLDDSVGLTHAVFEILRNARILKAQIDPNLVVCWGGHSISRDEYEYTKQVGYQLGLRSMDICTGCGPGAMKGPMKGATIAHAKQRRRNNRYIGITEPGIIAAESPNPIVNHLVIMPDIEKRLEAFVRMGHGIIVFPGGVGTAEEILYLLGILLHPDNAGVPFPLILTGPRQSAAYFEQIDRFLRLTLGDSVAEHYQIIVDDPAAVARAMVRGIDKVRNYRLDNKDAFFFNWALSIPYAFQLPFRPTHEAMRSLAIHRDRPRHELAADLRRAFSGIVAGNVKEEGMRAIEKYGPFDIDGDADVMQSLDELLKAFVAQDRMKLPGGTAYVPCYRVLTGEPAH
- a CDS encoding TonB-dependent receptor codes for the protein MNNALRSKLLPVAIATLLATAPVMAQDTSSSISGRVVDANGQPVAGATVQIVHAPSGTTKSTTTDASGRYSAQGLRVGGPFDVKVSKDGTQSEQDNVYLQLATDTAVNVTMGAAQQAATNLGAVTVTGLVAAQTFNADNKGLSTNVSGRDLKMVPSPGRSIQDIARLDPRIAVTDRGDGSMSAMGMNSRYNKITVDGIGAGDPFGLNSNGMPYLGSPVSVDTIAEYNLSTANFDTTSDTVGADINAVTKSGTNEFHGSAYYAYRNADSMVGNAGWIKSGDRSYQGYDRDWTGGVTLGGPIIKDKLFFFASYEKQKTVGLGNDSANGLDSSLTGASTSNKVSPSDLQRIINAANALGLHPGDFSSGGVDLNSKRSLVKLDWNITDNHRASLAFQRTKEVQPVIQGNSNNAIGLTSYWYTKNSDTKNYSLQFFDDWNDVLSTETKIGYKDFSQVRTVPWQQPQVFINLGKDNNGKLNGASPYVDLGEDQYSDYNQIATKTWSLFSAATLYLGDHTVKGGIDFQQDKIYNLFGRTQFGAYTFWGIDNFEKGIYNQFDLYQPAKGYSLDDVAGKWTLRRHSFFLQDNWQVTDRLSLLYGFRVNRYSTDDKPVYNPTFEKTFGFRNDQTINGSTMVEPRVSFNYAFNTELQTQLRGGVGLFQSSPPTVWMTNPYQNNGMTVATYSIRNSGNLPVGPGTIYPGFSPDPFNQNVPPPSNTQMAVDTVAPNFKLPSVWKASLALDRELPWMGLIASAEYEHIKVRDAIWYKNLNIGAPTGVLPDGRFTYYKNIYGGPTGNTNRANANSKFSVNTTELDNTGKGYSDALTLSLKKPFADEWSASLGVTFANAKEVNPGTSSQATSNYSNNVWVNPNEDVASTANYAVKQRVTASVAWSHAFFGNYATTISAFYNGQTGQPYSWVFSNDANGDSYSRDLAFIPKQGDVLFQKGTSQAAIDQFYAFIKQDSYLKDHQGQIAGRNGTRAAWTNQLDMSFSQEVPGLFKGNKGEIRLDVYNFLNLLNNDWGQQSYVPFPYTRNLAGFAGVDQATGKYIYTLPTDANGNYQPGTKVVYDAGRDIKTNVVSRWSAMLTLRYTF